In Bacillus pumilus, the sequence AACGCTTTTTCCTGAAATGTTCGAAGGAGTGCTACACTCATCAATCTTAAAAAAAGCACAGGAAAAAGAAGCTGTCTCATTTCATGTCGTCAATTTTAGAGAGTATTCGGATCATAAGCATAAAACAGTGGATGACTATCCGTATGGCGGCGGTGCTGGTATGGTACTGAAAGCACAGCCTGTATTTGATGCGGTAGAAGATTTGACGAATAAAGCAAGCAAGAAGCCCCGAATCATTCTTGTCTGTCCTCAAGGGGAAAGATACACACAAAAGAAGGCAGAAGAGCTTGCAAAAGAAGAGCATCTTATGTTCATTTGCGGCCACTATGAAGGCTACGATGAGCGCATCAGGGAGCATCTTGTCACAGATGAAATTTCAATTGGAGATTTCGTTCTCACAGGCGGAGAGCTGCCGGCGATGATGATTGCAGACAGTGTGGTCAGGCTTTTGCCTCATGTGCTTGGAAAAGAAGCGTCTCACATCGAAGATTCATTTAGTACAGGTCTGCTTGAGCACCCGCACTATACAAGACCAGCCGATTATAAAGGACTAAAAGTGCCGGATGTGCTCCTCTCTGGAAATCATGCCAAAATTGAAGAGTGGCGGCGCAAAGAATCCTTGAAGCGAACCTATACAAGACGGCCAGATTTGATTGATTCATGCAAAACTTTAACGGATGAAGAAAAAAGATGGCTTTGGCAGCTTCATAATGACTAGATTGTATTGCACAGGGCATAGAGGTATGGTATGATACTACTTGTGACTTGGACGGCTTGCCGATTCAAGTTTGAAAACGATGTTCCGCTGCAATGAAGAAAGAGGACATGAGCATCTGTTGGAAGGAGTTGAAAACGATGCAACATTTGATTGAAGAAATCACAAAAGAACAATTACGCACTGATCTTCCAGCGTTCCGTCCTGGTGACACTTTACGTGTACACGTTAAAGTTGTCGAGGGTACTCGTGAGCGTATCCAGATCTTTGAAGGTGTTGTAATTAAGCGTCGTGGTGGTGGAATCAGCGAAACTTTCACAGTTCGTAAGATTTCTTACGGTGTAGGCGTTGAGCGTACATTCCCTGTACACACACCAAAAATCGCTAACATCGAAGTTGTACGTCACGGTAAGGTACGTCGTGCGAAACTTTACTACCTACGTGAACTTCGCGGTAAAGCGGCTCGTATCAAAGAAATCAGACGATAATGATATCAAAGGAAAGAGCTTGTTACCCGTAACAGGCTCTTTTTTTGTACAATGTATATAGACAACTAATAGAAGAGAGAAGGTGCACCTATGACGATTCAATGGTTTCCAGGCCATATGGCAAAAGCAAGACGTGAAGTCACAGAAAAATTAAAGCTCATCGACATTGTATTTGAATTAACGGATGCAAGAATCCCGATGTCCTCTAGAAACCCAATGATCGAAGAAATCCTTCAAAATAAACCTAAAATCATGCTCTTAAACAAAGCAGATAAAGCAGATCCTCGTATGACAAAGGAGTGGCAGGCGTATTTTGAGCAGCAAGGCGTTCGGTCACTTGCCATTAACTCTGTCGATGGACAAGGGTTAAATCAGATCATCACGACTTCAAAAGAAATCTTAAAAGAAAAATTCGACCGCATGAAAGCAAAAGGCGTCAAGCCGCGTGCGATTCGAGCGCTGATTATCGGGATTCCCAATGTCGGGAAATCGACCTTGATCAATCGTTTAGCAAAAAAGAACATCGCCAAAACAGGAGACAGGCCTGGTATTACCACATCACAGCAATGGGTGAAGGTAGGGAAAGAACTTGAACTGCTCGATACCCCTGGAATCCTCTGGCCAAAATTTGAAGATGAGCAAGTAGGACTCAGGCTGGCGGTTACTGGAGCGATCAAAGATTCAATCATCAACTTACAGGATGTCGCCGTGTATGCACTGCGTTTTCTAGAAGAGAACTATCCAGAGCGATTAAAAAAACGCTATGACCTCGCAGATATACCTGAAGATACGGTTGAGCTGTTTGATGCAATTGGCACAAAGCGCGGCTGTCTGATGAGCGGAGGATTCATTAATTACGACAAAACCACCGAAATCATTATTCGGGATATTCGAACTGAAAAATTTGGTCCCCTCACTTTTGAGAAGCCTGAAAGCTAAAAGACACGCAGCTCATGCGGGTCTTTATTTTTTGTGAAAAACTGCCGATATAAAGAAGGAGGCTGCGAAAGAGCCTATGTACACTGTGAAACAAATAAAAGAACTGATAGAAAAGCATTCGCACGACGAGTCATACATTCGTGAGCTTGTAAAAGATGATACAAGAAAAAGTGTCCAAAAGCTTATAGAAAAGTGGCACAAAGAGAGAGAAAAGCAGCAAGAACTTCGTGCAGCATGGAATCAAATGATGCAATTTGAAAACCAAGCAAAGGCGCAAGGATACACGTGTATTGCAGGTATAGATGAAGCAGGAAGAGGCCCGCTGGCAGGCCCAGTTGTCGCAGCAGCTGTCATATTAAAAGAAGAAACAGTCCTGCTCGGTTTAAACGACTCAAAGCAACTATCTGAGAAAAAAAGATTGGCTTATTATGATTTGATTCAAGAAAAAGCACTCGATATCGGAATCGGCATTGTTGATGCGGCTACGATTGATGAAATCAATATTTACGAAGCATCAAGACTGGCGATGGTGAGAGCTGTGGAGCAGTTAACTCATACACCTGATTATCTACTCATAGATGCAATGACACTCCCGCTTCCTACTCACCAGGAGAATATCATCAAAGGAGATGCAAAAAGTGCATCCATCGCAGCTGGTGCATGTATTGCGAAAGTGACAAGGGATCAGATGATGGAGGAGTATGGACGTCAATACCCTGAGTACCAGTTTGAAAAACATAAAGGGTACGGAACGAAAGAGCACCTGGCTGCCATTCAAAAACACGGTGCCACCCCCATCCATCGATTATCGTTTGCACCAGTGAAATCCGTCATTTCATAAATTTTTGACATAAGGAGGCTGCCTGTGATGACAAGAGTGGAAGACATACATACAGCACTGAATAGCCGGTTAAATACGGCAGAATCTGTTCCATTAAACACCGAAGGAAAGGAAAATGTGCACCGGCTGATTCTCGGAAAAGTACTTAAAATGCTTGGAGATGATACAGCGCTTGTTCAAATAGGCTCGACCAAAATAAAAGCGCAGCTAGCAGCTCAGCTAAAAGCGGATGCATTCTATTGGTTCCAATTTGAACAAGAGGGTGGAGGCAGTCTCAATAAACTAAGGCCCGTTCAACAATTTGATCAAGATCCCAAGACGTTAAAGGATGCAGCAGCCAAACTATTAGAAGGCCTGTCACTTAAAAATGGGATTGAAAACATATTAACGGCTACAGCCTTTTTAAAAGAAAAATCGGTCATCAATGAAGCTGAGTTAAAAACGGCAGTGAAATGGATCGAACAGTTTCAAGGAGCCGATGTCAAAAAAGGGCTGCAGGCACTCCTGTTTGCTTTGAAGAAAGATTTACCGATTCAGCAAGGGGTTCTCCAATCGATATTAGCAGTGAAATCATCTTCTGCTCTTCATCAGGATATAAAAGCGCTGCTAGATCGTTTAACACAGCTGCCAAAGCAATCAGATGCCACACAGGCCCTTACACAAGCCGTTCGGTCAGTCATAGATGCTGAGACTACTGTTCATGCAGAAAAGCTCTTATCGGTGCTTCTAACAGCGAAAGAAGGCCAAGTGAAGCAGGGAGGCAGTATGACAGTGCCATCTCATTTCAATCCGTCTCAGCAAACAGAGAATAGCCAAGCTTCAATCGTCCAAGGGCGTCAGACAGTTTCAATCAATCTGCCTAACGCGCAGCAGTTGATAAGTCCAAAGCAGCTGCCTATCCCGATTCAGCAAATAGAGCGCATACTGACAAGCATGACAAAGCAAGGTGCAGACGGACAGCAGCAGCCCGACTTAAAACCGTTCACATCACTGCTTCAAGGGCTCCATCAGGCAGGATCTCAGCCTGACGCAAAGGCATCCGTGCTTCTAAAAGAATTTCCGTTCCTTTCAAAAACAGAGGCGAATGCATTGGCTCAGGTCATTCAGCAGACTGAACCAACATTAAGCAATAAAACCGATGTGCTCGATTTACTTACGACGATGAAAAAGGCGATAGGTGTACGTGATGAAATCGGTATGCTGAAACTACTGGAAAAAGGCAGCCAGGATGTAAAAAGTCAGGAGCTTCATCAACTAAAGCTTGTCTTAAATGATGTGAGGCAGGCGGATTTACCGGAGCACGTTAAAAAAGAAGCGGATCAATTGTTTCATAGATTGAATGGCCAGTTATTCGTGCAGCAGGAAAACCAAACCGTCAGTCAGATGATGGTCTCCTATCCTCTTTTCTCAAAGCATAGTGTTCAAGATTTAACGTTTATTTTAAAAGGACATAAGAAAAAAGATGGTTCTATTGATATTTCTCAGTGCCGCCTCATGTTTTACTTAAATATGGAAAATCTTGAAGAAACATTAATAGACTGTACGATTCAGCAAAAGGTCATGGCGATTACAATTGAGACAGCCCATGAACTGCAAGGAACAATTAATCCGATGATTCCAGCTGTTCGAGAGAATTTAAATGCCTTAGGATATAGTTTAACGGGTATTACAGCAAAGAAGAGGCAAGAACAAATAGATCCGTCTCATTTTCTAGATGAACACTTTCATAAAATCAGCGAGAAAGGGCTGGACTTACGAGTATGAAGGATTCAAAACCGCTTAGAAGAGCGGTCGCTCTACATTACGATGAAGAAAAACAAAAGGCGCCAAAAGTCATCGCAACAGGAAGCGGCTATGTGGCAGATCATATTATTGAAGAAGCAAAGAAATCAGGAGTTCCCATCCAAGAAGACCCTAATTTAGTAGAACTCATGCGCCATTTAACGCTTGATGAAGAAATACCTGAAGCATTATACGATACTGTAGCAGAAATATTTTCGTTTATCTATAGGTTAGATCAAAAAATGAAAAAATAAGGTAAAATAAGTGATTTGGATGAAAAATTTATATTTTTAATAAAATAAAAGTTTGAATGTTTAGAAGGATTTTACGATTTTACATAGAACCCTAGACATTCTCTTTTTTATTCTTTAAAATGAAAGCGCAGTCTATTTTATAATTTTTGTTTCTACATATGTTGGGAGGATGGGAAATGAATATCCATGAGTACCAAGGAAAAGAAATCCTAAGAAAATATGGGGTTTCAGTTCCAAATGGTAAAGTAGCATTTACACCTGATGAAGCAGTGAAAGCATCAGAAGAGCTAGGAAGCTCTGTATATGTCGTAAAAGCACAGATTCATGCAGGCGGCCGTGGTAAAGCAGGCGGGGTAAAAATTGCAAAAACAAAAGATGAAGTGAAAGGGTTTGCAGAGGAATTGCTCGGCAAAACACTTGTCACACATCAAACTGGGCCTGAAGGGCGCGAAATAAAACGCTTACTTATTGAAGAAGGCTGCGATATTCAAAAGGAGTACTATGTTGGACTTGTTTTGGACAGAGCGACATCAAGAATTGTATTGATGGCTTCTGAAGAAGGCGGTACTGAAATTGAAGAAGTAGCAGAAAAAACGCCAGAGAAAATCGTCAAAGTGGTCATCGACCCAGCGATTGGCTTGCAAGGCTATCAGGCAAGAGAAGTAGCGTTTAAAATTAATATTCCAACAAAATTAGTTGGCCAAGCTGTTAAATTTATGACTAGCCTTTACAACGCGTTTATTGAAAAAGATTGTTCAATTGCTGAGATTAATCCACTTGTTGTAACAGGCGATGGAAAAGTCATGGCACTTGATGCGAAATTAAACTTTGATAGCAATGCCTTATATAGACAAAAAGATATATTAGAATACCGTGACCTTGATGAAGAGGACCCAAAGGAAATTGAAGCTTCTAAATATGATCTAAGCTATATTTCCCTAGACGGAAATATTGGCTGTATGGTCAATGGAGCAGGTCTTGCGATGTCTACAATGGATATCATCAAGCATTACGGGGGGGACCCTGCAAACTTCCTAGATGTTGGCGGCGGTGCAACGGCTGAAAAAGTAACGGAAGCATTTAAAATCATCTTATCTGATCAAAATGTAAAAGGGATTTTCGTGAACATTTTTGGCGGCATCATGAAATGTGATGTCATTGCAGAAGGTGTCGTTGAAGCGACGAAACAAGTCGGCTTAACATTACCACTCGTTGTGCGTCTTGAAGGAACAAACGTTGAATTAGGGAAGAAAATTCTGAGTGATTCAGGCTTAAATATCACTTCTGCTGAGTCTATGGCTGACGGGGCAGAAAAGATTGTATCTTTAGTCAAGTAGAGCAGAAAGGCAGGGAACCTAAATGAGTGTATTTATTGATAAAAATACGAGAGTAATTGTTCAGGGAATTACCGGTTCAACCGCATTGTTCCATACTAAACAAATGATTGAGTACGGAACAAATATTGTTGGCGGTGTCACACCTGGAAAAGGTGGAACTGAAGTAGAAGGAGTTCCTGTATTTAATACTGTATCTGAAGCCGTACAAACAACTGGAGCAAACGCTTCTGTTATCTATGTACCAGCACCATTTGCAGCAGATGCCATTTTAGAGGCAGTTGATGCAGACGTGGATCTAGTCATTTGTATTACTGAACATATTCCAGTACTTGATATGGTCAAAGTGAAACGGTATATGGAAGGTAAGAAGACAAGACTTGTTGGACCAAACTGCCCTGGTGTGATTACACCTGAAGAATGTAAGATTGGCATCATGCCTGGCTACATTCATAAAAAAGGTCATGTTGGAGTTGTTTCTCGTTCTGGAACGCTTACATATGAAGCGGTACATCAGCTTTCGGAGGCTGGCGTAGGTCAATCGACAGCTGTAGGAATCGGCGGAGACCCCGTAAATGGAACGAACTTTATTGATGTATTAAAAGCCTTTAATGAAGATCCTGATACACACGCTGTCATTATGATCGGTGAAATCGGCGGTACGGCCGAAGAAGAAGCAGCTGAATGGGTAAAAGCAAATATGACAAAGCCAGTTGTTGGCTTTATTGGCGGTAAAACGGCGCCTCCAGGAAAACGCATGGGACATGCTGGTGCCATTATTTCTGGTGGTAAAGGAACAGCTGATGAAAAAGTAAAAACAATGCGTGAATGTGGAATTGAAGTGGCAGAGACACCATCTGTTATGGGAGAAACCTTGATTAAAGTGCTAAAAGAGAAGAATCTCTTCGAAGCTTGTAAAACGCATTAATGACACAAGAAGACTTGTTCTTTGACAAGTCTTCTTCTTTCTATCTTAAACTGGAGGAATGGTATGTACAACGTGTCCGAAAGAATGATTTTTCACCGCTTAAAAGGCCTCATCTCACCCTCTTTGTTAACAAAATGGTGGAAAGTTGATCCTGAGTTATATATAAATGAAGAAACACATCATTACAAACAGGATCGATCATTACAAACGATCGACTTTACCCGCTTAAAACAAGCTGAAGAAAATGAATTCCCCATTTTTCAACACATCGTTCAAGCCTATTTAAAGCAAAACATTCACATGATTCCCATCACATCACCCTTATATCCCAGAACACTAAAACATATTTATGATCCTCCCCCTGTGTTATTCCTAAAAGGAAACGTAACATATTTAAATGAAGAAAAAGGTTTAGGTGTAGTAGGCACGCGTGTTCCATCGTCTTATGGAGAAGCATGTGTGAAGAAAATTGTTGGTGAACTTGTTAAGGAAGATTGGATGATTGTCAGTGGCTTAGCAAAAGGAATCGATGGACTTGCACACAAGGAGTGCATCAGAAAAAAAGGGAAAACCATTGGTGTTGTAGCTGGCGGTTTCCAGCATTTATATCCAAAGGAACATGTGCAAATGGCTCAATACATGGGAGAGCATCATTTGCTTTTGTCAGAGCATCCGCCTTATATCAAACCAGAAAAATGGCACTTTCCAATGAGAAATCGTTTAATTAGTGCACTAACAAAAGGAACCATCGTGATCCAGTGTAAAGAAAAGAGCGGTTCGCTCATTACAGCGTATCAGGCGCTTGAGCAAGGAAAAGAAGTGTTTGCGGTGGCAGGATCAATCTTTGATCCTAATTCCACAGGTCCAGCTAGACTCATTCAGCAGGGAGCAAAGCTTGTTCATTCTACGAAGGATATTTTAGAGGAATTCTCCTTCCGTGGCGTTCAATATACTGAACTCTCATAAAAATATCGTTTGACAAACGACACAGGAATATTTAATAATAGTGAGGATTTAAGTTTACACTTCGTTTTTCGTGTTTATAATGATGTTCATCATAAAGAATTTTTAACGATTGCCTGTTAGATAGGTGCAATTAACATAAATATGAATTGTGAAATGTATAAAGAGAGAACACCTCTTAAGGGGGATTTTGAGTATGGCTGATTATTTAGTCATCGTTGAGTCGCCAGCAAAGGCGAAAACGATTGAGCGTTATTTAGGAAAAAAGTATAAAGTAAAGGCTTCAATGGGGCATATAAGGGATTTACCGAAAAGTCAGTTAGGTGTTGACACTGAGCATGACTTCGAACCGAGATATATTACGATTCGCGGAAAAGGCCCCGTTTTAAAGGAATTAAAAACAGCGGCGAAAAAAGCAAAGAAAGTCTATCTCGCAGCTGACCCCGATAGAGAGGGAGAAGCGATTGCTTGGCATTTAGCACACAGTCTTGACCTTGACCTCTCTTCAGATTGCCGCGTTGTCTTTAACGAGATTACAAAAGATGCGATTAAAGATTCCTTTAAGCATCCACGTATGATTAATATGGACTTGGTTGATGCGCAGCAGGCAAGACGGATTTTAGATCGTTTAGTTGGGTATAAAATCAGTCCGATTTTATGGAAGAAAGTTAAAAAAGGATTAAGTGCTGGGCGTGTTCAATCTGTAGCACTCCGCCTGATTATTGATCGCGAGAATGAAATTAATGAATTCAAACCAGAAGAATACTGGACAATTGATGGTACATTCCTAAAAGGAAAAGAAACCTTCGAAGCTAGTTTCTTTGGCGTGAGTGGCAAAAAGCACCCATTGAAAACAAAAGAAGATGTAAAAGAAATCCTTTCGAAACTAAAAGGTAGCAAATTCTCTGTAGAAAAAGTGACGAAAAAAGAGCGGAAACGCAATCCAGCTGTCCCGTTTACGACATCTACCCTACAGCAGGAGGCTGCAAGAAAACTAAACTTCCGTGCGAAAAAGACGATGATGATTGCGCAGCAATTATATGAAGGAATAGATCTTGGTAAAGAAGGTACAGTAGGACTCATTACATATATGAGAACGGACTCAACACGTATTTCCAATACGGCGATTGAAGAAGTATCTGCTTTCATTGATCAAACGTACGGTAAGAATTTCTTAAACACAACAAAACGAACCGCCAAAAAGAACGAAAATGCACAAGATGCGCACGAAGCCATCAGGCCTACTTCTACGCTAAGAAAACCGGCAGATGTCAAACATGTGCTAAGCAGAGACCAGCTTCGTCTTTATAAATTGATTTGGGAACGATTTGTGGCAAGCCAAATGGCGCCAGCTGTTCTCGATA encodes:
- the trmD gene encoding tRNA (guanosine(37)-N1)-methyltransferase TrmD, translating into MKIDFLTLFPEMFEGVLHSSILKKAQEKEAVSFHVVNFREYSDHKHKTVDDYPYGGGAGMVLKAQPVFDAVEDLTNKASKKPRIILVCPQGERYTQKKAEELAKEEHLMFICGHYEGYDERIREHLVTDEISIGDFVLTGGELPAMMIADSVVRLLPHVLGKEASHIEDSFSTGLLEHPHYTRPADYKGLKVPDVLLSGNHAKIEEWRRKESLKRTYTRRPDLIDSCKTLTDEEKRWLWQLHND
- the rplS gene encoding 50S ribosomal protein L19 → MQHLIEEITKEQLRTDLPAFRPGDTLRVHVKVVEGTRERIQIFEGVVIKRRGGGISETFTVRKISYGVGVERTFPVHTPKIANIEVVRHGKVRRAKLYYLRELRGKAARIKEIRR
- the ylqF gene encoding ribosome biogenesis GTPase YlqF, which translates into the protein MTIQWFPGHMAKARREVTEKLKLIDIVFELTDARIPMSSRNPMIEEILQNKPKIMLLNKADKADPRMTKEWQAYFEQQGVRSLAINSVDGQGLNQIITTSKEILKEKFDRMKAKGVKPRAIRALIIGIPNVGKSTLINRLAKKNIAKTGDRPGITTSQQWVKVGKELELLDTPGILWPKFEDEQVGLRLAVTGAIKDSIINLQDVAVYALRFLEENYPERLKKRYDLADIPEDTVELFDAIGTKRGCLMSGGFINYDKTTEIIIRDIRTEKFGPLTFEKPES
- a CDS encoding ribonuclease HII, which codes for MYTVKQIKELIEKHSHDESYIRELVKDDTRKSVQKLIEKWHKEREKQQELRAAWNQMMQFENQAKAQGYTCIAGIDEAGRGPLAGPVVAAAVILKEETVLLGLNDSKQLSEKKRLAYYDLIQEKALDIGIGIVDAATIDEINIYEASRLAMVRAVEQLTHTPDYLLIDAMTLPLPTHQENIIKGDAKSASIAAGACIAKVTRDQMMEEYGRQYPEYQFEKHKGYGTKEHLAAIQKHGATPIHRLSFAPVKSVIS
- a CDS encoding glycosyltransferase, which translates into the protein MTRVEDIHTALNSRLNTAESVPLNTEGKENVHRLILGKVLKMLGDDTALVQIGSTKIKAQLAAQLKADAFYWFQFEQEGGGSLNKLRPVQQFDQDPKTLKDAAAKLLEGLSLKNGIENILTATAFLKEKSVINEAELKTAVKWIEQFQGADVKKGLQALLFALKKDLPIQQGVLQSILAVKSSSALHQDIKALLDRLTQLPKQSDATQALTQAVRSVIDAETTVHAEKLLSVLLTAKEGQVKQGGSMTVPSHFNPSQQTENSQASIVQGRQTVSINLPNAQQLISPKQLPIPIQQIERILTSMTKQGADGQQQPDLKPFTSLLQGLHQAGSQPDAKASVLLKEFPFLSKTEANALAQVIQQTEPTLSNKTDVLDLLTTMKKAIGVRDEIGMLKLLEKGSQDVKSQELHQLKLVLNDVRQADLPEHVKKEADQLFHRLNGQLFVQQENQTVSQMMVSYPLFSKHSVQDLTFILKGHKKKDGSIDISQCRLMFYLNMENLEETLIDCTIQQKVMAITIETAHELQGTINPMIPAVRENLNALGYSLTGITAKKRQEQIDPSHFLDEHFHKISEKGLDLRV
- a CDS encoding FlhB-like flagellar biosynthesis protein, with the protein product MKDSKPLRRAVALHYDEEKQKAPKVIATGSGYVADHIIEEAKKSGVPIQEDPNLVELMRHLTLDEEIPEALYDTVAEIFSFIYRLDQKMKK
- the sucC gene encoding ADP-forming succinate--CoA ligase subunit beta; amino-acid sequence: MNIHEYQGKEILRKYGVSVPNGKVAFTPDEAVKASEELGSSVYVVKAQIHAGGRGKAGGVKIAKTKDEVKGFAEELLGKTLVTHQTGPEGREIKRLLIEEGCDIQKEYYVGLVLDRATSRIVLMASEEGGTEIEEVAEKTPEKIVKVVIDPAIGLQGYQAREVAFKINIPTKLVGQAVKFMTSLYNAFIEKDCSIAEINPLVVTGDGKVMALDAKLNFDSNALYRQKDILEYRDLDEEDPKEIEASKYDLSYISLDGNIGCMVNGAGLAMSTMDIIKHYGGDPANFLDVGGGATAEKVTEAFKIILSDQNVKGIFVNIFGGIMKCDVIAEGVVEATKQVGLTLPLVVRLEGTNVELGKKILSDSGLNITSAESMADGAEKIVSLVK
- the sucD gene encoding succinate--CoA ligase subunit alpha, with product MSVFIDKNTRVIVQGITGSTALFHTKQMIEYGTNIVGGVTPGKGGTEVEGVPVFNTVSEAVQTTGANASVIYVPAPFAADAILEAVDADVDLVICITEHIPVLDMVKVKRYMEGKKTRLVGPNCPGVITPEECKIGIMPGYIHKKGHVGVVSRSGTLTYEAVHQLSEAGVGQSTAVGIGGDPVNGTNFIDVLKAFNEDPDTHAVIMIGEIGGTAEEEAAEWVKANMTKPVVGFIGGKTAPPGKRMGHAGAIISGGKGTADEKVKTMRECGIEVAETPSVMGETLIKVLKEKNLFEACKTH
- the dprA gene encoding DNA-processing protein DprA; translated protein: MYNVSERMIFHRLKGLISPSLLTKWWKVDPELYINEETHHYKQDRSLQTIDFTRLKQAEENEFPIFQHIVQAYLKQNIHMIPITSPLYPRTLKHIYDPPPVLFLKGNVTYLNEEKGLGVVGTRVPSSYGEACVKKIVGELVKEDWMIVSGLAKGIDGLAHKECIRKKGKTIGVVAGGFQHLYPKEHVQMAQYMGEHHLLLSEHPPYIKPEKWHFPMRNRLISALTKGTIVIQCKEKSGSLITAYQALEQGKEVFAVAGSIFDPNSTGPARLIQQGAKLVHSTKDILEEFSFRGVQYTELS
- the topA gene encoding type I DNA topoisomerase, which translates into the protein MADYLVIVESPAKAKTIERYLGKKYKVKASMGHIRDLPKSQLGVDTEHDFEPRYITIRGKGPVLKELKTAAKKAKKVYLAADPDREGEAIAWHLAHSLDLDLSSDCRVVFNEITKDAIKDSFKHPRMINMDLVDAQQARRILDRLVGYKISPILWKKVKKGLSAGRVQSVALRLIIDRENEINEFKPEEYWTIDGTFLKGKETFEASFFGVSGKKHPLKTKEDVKEILSKLKGSKFSVEKVTKKERKRNPAVPFTTSTLQQEAARKLNFRAKKTMMIAQQLYEGIDLGKEGTVGLITYMRTDSTRISNTAIEEVSAFIDQTYGKNFLNTTKRTAKKNENAQDAHEAIRPTSTLRKPADVKHVLSRDQLRLYKLIWERFVASQMAPAVLDTMSVDLENNGLTFRANGSKVKFPGFMKVYVEGKDDQLEEKDKMLPDLKEGDTVLSKDIEPEQHFTQPPPRYTEARLVKTLEELGIGRPSTYAPTLDTIQKRGYVALDNKRFIPTELGEIVLNLIIEFFPEIINVEFTAKMEKELDSVEEGTIEWVRIIDSFYQDFAKRVEKAEAEMQEVEIEPEYAGVDCEECGHPMVYKMGRYGKFMACSNFPDCRNTKPIVKDIGVKCPTCHEGNIVERKSKKRRIFYGCDRFPECEFVSWDKPIERKCPKCENMLVEKKLKKGVQVQCVNCDYKEEQQK